In Aquimarina spinulae, a single window of DNA contains:
- a CDS encoding 5-formyltetrahydrofolate cyclo-ligase, producing the protein MNKKELRTKYKTLRSHLSNEEVENLSIDIANRLLELPVWEKSYYHIFLSIHQKKEINTEFLLNILLGKDKNVIVSKSNFKDNTLQHFLLTDTTALKVNSWGIPEPVDGIPIPEDKIEVVFVPLLAFDQNGNRVGYGKGFYDKFLAKCNPNTLKIGLSFFSAEEEIENVTTADIPLDFCVTPTKMYSIKK; encoded by the coding sequence ATGAATAAAAAAGAACTGCGTACTAAATATAAAACCCTTAGGTCTCATTTAAGTAACGAAGAAGTTGAGAACTTAAGTATTGATATCGCAAACCGATTACTCGAGCTACCTGTTTGGGAAAAGTCGTATTATCATATTTTTCTATCTATTCATCAAAAGAAAGAAATCAATACAGAGTTTTTGTTGAATATTCTCTTGGGAAAGGATAAAAACGTAATCGTGTCAAAAAGTAATTTTAAGGACAATACATTACAGCATTTTTTACTCACAGACACTACTGCATTAAAAGTAAATTCCTGGGGAATTCCTGAGCCAGTTGATGGAATCCCGATTCCCGAAGATAAAATAGAAGTAGTTTTTGTACCACTACTAGCATTTGATCAAAATGGAAATAGAGTAGGTTACGGAAAAGGATTTTATGATAAATTTTTGGCAAAATGTAATCCTAATACTTTAAAAATCGGCCTTTCTTTTTTTTCTGCTGAAGAAGAAATAGAAAATGTAACTACTGCAGATATACCGCTTGATTTTTGTGTTACTCCAACAAAAATGTATTCGATTAAGAAATAA
- a CDS encoding succinylglutamate desuccinylase/aspartoacylase family protein, with translation MTKVTEKNILNILGKEVLPGTSTTINFNIAKLYTSTKVEIPIIIERSKNPGPIVLITAGIHGDEINGVEVVRQIIARKINKPAKGSVICIPVLNVFGFLSMDRFFPDGRDLNRVFPGTKNGSLASRFAYQFINEILPAADFCLDFHTGGASRFNAPHIRVDPKNERLIGLAKIFNAPFTLLSKNLEGSYRATCAKKGKDILLFEGGKSQNSSKEIAREGVQGTMRILDYLGMLKVEFEAPVRDSDTQIVIKSVWMRAKYSGLLHIKVPIGKHIEKGEVMATITDPYGKMRHVVKANNEGYVINVNESSIVYKGDAIFRITKELVNE, from the coding sequence ATGACCAAAGTAACAGAAAAAAATATACTTAATATTCTTGGTAAAGAAGTATTACCTGGTACGAGTACAACTATAAATTTTAATATAGCTAAGTTATATACTTCTACTAAAGTAGAAATACCGATAATTATAGAAAGATCAAAAAACCCAGGCCCTATAGTACTTATTACAGCAGGAATTCATGGAGATGAGATTAATGGAGTAGAAGTTGTGAGGCAAATCATTGCTAGAAAAATCAATAAACCTGCAAAAGGTAGTGTTATATGTATCCCTGTACTTAATGTATTTGGGTTTTTAAGTATGGATCGTTTTTTTCCCGATGGTCGGGATCTTAACAGGGTTTTTCCAGGAACCAAAAATGGGTCTCTAGCCAGTCGTTTTGCCTATCAATTTATAAATGAGATTTTACCAGCGGCAGATTTTTGTTTAGATTTTCATACCGGGGGAGCCAGTAGATTTAATGCTCCGCATATCAGAGTGGATCCCAAGAATGAAAGATTGATAGGGTTAGCAAAGATTTTTAATGCCCCATTTACTCTTTTGTCTAAGAATCTAGAGGGGTCATATCGAGCTACTTGTGCCAAGAAAGGAAAAGATATATTATTGTTTGAAGGAGGAAAATCTCAAAACAGTAGCAAAGAAATAGCAAGAGAAGGAGTGCAGGGGACTATGCGAATCTTGGACTATCTGGGAATGCTCAAAGTCGAATTCGAAGCTCCAGTTCGTGATTCTGATACTCAGATTGTTATTAAAAGTGTATGGATGCGCGCAAAATACAGTGGTTTATTACATATTAAAGTACCCATTGGTAAACATATAGAAAAAGGAGAGGTTATGGCAACAATTACAGACCCTTATGGTAAAATGAGACATGTGGTTAAAGCAAATAATGAAGGATATGTTATCAATGTAAATGAATCCTCGATTGTGTATAAAGGAGATGCTATTTTTCGTATAACCAAAGAATTAGTAAATGAATAA
- a CDS encoding ATP-dependent zinc protease, translating to MLIDFYYISSKYQSYLLEKEKKIIGRTDKVDFPLLELKGIDAKIDTGAYTSSIHCIDIREIDQTLQCSLLDATHSEYNGKKFTFKNYDITAVKSNNGKVEVRYAIRTQIIVFDKTHPITLTLSSRDDMRFPVLIGRKFLSGKFLVDPQLENQSYNQNL from the coding sequence ATGCTTATTGATTTTTATTACATTAGTAGCAAATATCAATCATATCTTTTGGAGAAAGAAAAGAAAATAATCGGCAGAACTGATAAAGTGGATTTTCCTCTTTTAGAGCTAAAAGGTATCGATGCCAAAATCGATACTGGGGCATATACTTCATCTATTCATTGTATCGATATCAGAGAGATTGATCAAACATTGCAATGCAGTCTTCTTGATGCAACGCATTCAGAATATAATGGTAAAAAATTTACATTTAAAAATTACGATATTACAGCAGTAAAAAGTAATAATGGAAAAGTAGAAGTACGATATGCCATTAGGACACAGATTATTGTATTTGATAAAACGCACCCCATAACCCTCACATTGTCTTCTCGCGATGATATGCGTTTTCCGGTATTGATTGGACGCAAATTTTTAAGCGGTAAGTTTTTAGTTGACCCCCAATTAGAAAATCAGTCTTATAATCAAAATTTGTAA
- a CDS encoding homogentisate 1,2-dioxygenase, producing MPFYHTLGEIPPKRHTIFKKPDGNLYYEQLFGTIGFDGMSTNLYHCHRPTQVKEIKGSYSVAPKVAIKNNIKSYRFHGFKVDPEKDYLQSRKNVLTNSNASIILSAPQESTTDYFYKNTDADELIFIHRGSGKFRSHLGNLDFKYGDYILIPRGTIYKLDFDTSDNRLFIVESRRPIYTPKRYRNWFGQLLEHSPFCERDIRVPYELETNDEKGDFLIKVKKQDEIFDMIYATHPFDVVGYDGFNFPYAFSIHDFEPITGRIHQPPPVHQTFETDAFVICSFVPRLYDYHPESIPAPYNHSNIDSDEVLYYVDGDFMSRNDIDAGHISLHPAGIPHGPHPGAVERSIGKTKTDELAVMVDTFKPLMVTEEAMKIADEDYHKSWLE from the coding sequence ATGCCTTTTTATCATACTCTTGGGGAAATCCCTCCAAAACGTCACACCATCTTTAAAAAACCAGATGGTAATTTATATTATGAACAATTATTTGGAACAATTGGTTTTGACGGAATGTCGACCAACTTATACCATTGTCATAGACCAACACAAGTAAAAGAAATCAAAGGAAGCTATAGTGTAGCTCCCAAAGTAGCTATAAAAAACAATATCAAATCTTATAGATTTCACGGTTTCAAAGTGGATCCAGAAAAGGATTATCTACAAAGTAGAAAAAATGTATTAACCAATAGTAATGCAAGCATTATTTTATCTGCTCCGCAGGAATCCACTACCGATTATTTTTATAAAAATACTGATGCCGACGAATTAATTTTTATTCATCGTGGAAGCGGAAAGTTTCGAAGTCACTTAGGTAATCTCGATTTTAAATATGGAGACTATATTTTAATTCCCAGAGGAACTATTTACAAACTCGATTTTGATACTTCTGATAATCGATTGTTTATTGTAGAATCAAGAAGACCAATTTATACTCCAAAAAGATACCGTAACTGGTTTGGGCAATTACTAGAACATTCTCCGTTTTGCGAACGTGACATTAGGGTTCCTTATGAATTAGAAACTAATGATGAAAAAGGAGATTTTTTAATTAAAGTAAAAAAGCAGGACGAAATTTTTGATATGATCTATGCAACACATCCATTTGATGTAGTAGGATATGATGGATTTAATTTCCCCTATGCTTTTTCGATACACGACTTTGAACCTATTACTGGTAGAATACATCAACCGCCACCAGTGCACCAAACATTCGAGACAGATGCTTTTGTAATTTGTTCTTTCGTACCAAGATTATATGATTACCACCCAGAGAGTATTCCTGCACCCTATAATCATAGTAATATAGATAGTGATGAAGTGTTATACTATGTAGATGGTGATTTTATGAGTAGAAATGATATTGATGCAGGGCATATTTCCTTACATCCTGCCGGGATACCGCACGGTCCTCATCCCGGGGCAGTAGAACGAAGTATTGGAAAAACCAAAACCGATGAATTAGCTGTTATGGTGGACACCTTCAAACCTCTTATGGTTACCGAAGAGGCTATGAAAATAGCCGACGAAGATTACCATAAATCCTGGCTTGAGTAA
- a CDS encoding DUF4097 family beta strand repeat-containing protein — protein MKKIAIALLVFIVVGNLTAQDYKHSLQGIKKVKIASESGVIAKTHSQNEVLIKGEGRETPEKARGLKAVYSGGSDNTGIGIYVQKEGETLIIRNLKGMHSETLEIYLPKEINITTESSNLGSLSFSGFSSEIEARTNVGGITLKNVTGPIVAKTATGEINIVFDKVSQSSPISIVSATGAIDVSLPSSTPANLELKTSMGEIYTDFDIKFPVEHKNMKVISGRRAINTKLNNGGVDITLRSSTGNIYLRKK, from the coding sequence ATGAAGAAAATAGCAATCGCATTACTAGTATTTATAGTAGTAGGAAATCTAACTGCACAAGATTACAAACACTCTCTACAAGGAATCAAAAAAGTAAAAATAGCCTCAGAATCTGGAGTTATAGCAAAGACTCACAGCCAAAATGAAGTATTGATCAAAGGAGAAGGAAGAGAAACTCCTGAAAAAGCCAGAGGATTAAAAGCAGTATATTCTGGCGGAAGCGATAACACTGGCATAGGAATCTATGTTCAAAAAGAAGGAGAAACACTTATTATTAGAAATCTCAAAGGTATGCATAGCGAAACCTTAGAGATTTACCTCCCAAAAGAGATCAACATTACGACAGAGAGCAGTAATCTGGGGAGCTTATCTTTTAGCGGGTTTTCTTCTGAAATAGAAGCAAGAACCAATGTAGGAGGTATTACATTAAAAAATGTTACTGGCCCCATTGTAGCTAAGACTGCGACTGGCGAAATTAATATTGTATTCGACAAAGTAAGTCAAAGTTCACCTATTTCTATTGTATCTGCTACAGGAGCGATCGACGTAAGTCTGCCATCCAGTACTCCGGCAAACTTAGAATTAAAAACTTCTATGGGAGAAATCTATACCGATTTTGATATAAAATTTCCTGTTGAACATAAAAACATGAAGGTAATCAGTGGTAGAAGAGCTATAAACACCAAGCTAAATAACGGTGGCGTTGATATTACATTAAGGTCATCTACGGGAAATATTTACCTGAGAAAAAAATAA
- the rimK gene encoding 30S ribosomal protein S6--L-glutamate ligase has translation MNIKILSRGTSLYSTNALVQAAVKRKHNVQVIDPLNCDIIIEKQKPEIYYRGKKLDHVDAVIPRIGASITFYGTAVVRQFELMNVFTTLKSQALLQSRDKLRSLQILSKAGLGLPKTVFTNYSKDVSEVISHVGGAPLIIKLLEGTQGLGVVLAETKTAAESVLEAFNGLQARVIVQEFIKEAKGADIRVLVVDERVVGAMKRQGKEGEFRSNLHRGGSASVITLSEEEEQAAIKAAKALKMGVAGVDMLQSDRGPLILEVNSSPGLEGIENATGKDIAKTIIRYIERSL, from the coding sequence ATGAACATTAAAATCTTGTCTCGTGGTACGAGTTTGTATTCTACTAATGCCTTGGTTCAAGCAGCAGTAAAGCGCAAGCATAATGTACAGGTGATAGACCCTCTTAATTGTGATATTATTATTGAAAAACAAAAGCCTGAAATTTATTATCGAGGTAAAAAATTAGATCATGTAGATGCTGTGATTCCCAGAATTGGAGCTTCTATCACTTTTTATGGGACTGCAGTAGTACGCCAGTTTGAGTTAATGAATGTATTTACTACACTTAAGTCACAGGCATTACTACAATCGAGAGATAAACTAAGAAGTTTACAAATATTATCTAAAGCAGGGTTGGGACTTCCCAAAACAGTATTTACCAATTATTCTAAAGATGTTTCTGAAGTGATATCTCATGTAGGGGGAGCCCCTCTAATTATTAAATTACTAGAAGGTACTCAGGGGTTAGGTGTTGTATTGGCCGAAACCAAAACGGCTGCAGAATCTGTGTTAGAAGCGTTTAATGGACTACAGGCTCGTGTAATTGTACAAGAATTTATAAAAGAAGCCAAAGGAGCAGATATTAGAGTTCTTGTTGTTGATGAGCGGGTCGTTGGAGCTATGAAAAGACAAGGGAAAGAAGGTGAGTTTCGATCTAATTTACATAGAGGAGGTAGTGCATCAGTGATTACTCTTAGTGAAGAAGAAGAACAAGCGGCTATAAAGGCGGCGAAAGCTTTAAAAATGGGCGTAGCAGGTGTAGATATGCTACAAAGTGATAGAGGGCCTCTTATTCTCGAAGTTAATTCTTCTCCCGGATTAGAAGGTATAGAAAACGCTACAGGAAAAGATATCGCAAAAACCATTATTCGTTATATTGAAAGAAGTTTATAA
- a CDS encoding response regulator, which yields MPQNIESVCIIDDDLIYINLVSKIIELKKLSESVLVFNNGKEALDFFLQSLQQEENEEIPQIIFLDLNMPVMDGWEFLNEFSKIKNQIRKKIDLYVVSSSIDSRDIERAKSIDIVSDYLTKPIKLNDFERILI from the coding sequence ATGCCCCAAAATATAGAAAGCGTTTGTATTATTGATGATGACCTTATTTATATTAATCTGGTAAGTAAGATTATTGAACTAAAAAAACTATCAGAATCTGTTTTAGTTTTTAATAACGGTAAAGAAGCTTTAGATTTTTTTCTACAATCTTTACAGCAAGAAGAAAACGAAGAGATACCACAGATTATCTTTTTGGACCTTAATATGCCAGTGATGGATGGTTGGGAATTTTTGAATGAGTTCTCTAAAATCAAAAATCAAATTAGAAAAAAAATTGACCTTTATGTAGTGAGTTCTTCAATAGACTCTAGAGATATAGAACGTGCCAAATCTATTGATATAGTATCAGATTATCTTACTAAACCTATTAAGCTAAATGACTTCGAGAGGATATTGATCTAG
- a CDS encoding lipoprotein signal peptidase produces the protein MSLKKSILVIILVLLIDQITKIYIKTHFTLHESVEVFGWFRIIFVENKGMAWGFELPGNYGKLVLTLFRLVAITGIGYWLYDSVRKNNPTILTFCIALIFAGAFGNIIDSIFYGILFSESTPVEIASFLPEGGGYESVFYGKVVDMIQFTFYDDILPDWIPFMGGKHFSFFDPVFNIADSAISIGVFLLIVFNKKAFPKK, from the coding sequence ATGTCCTTAAAGAAATCTATTTTAGTTATAATTTTAGTGTTACTTATTGATCAGATCACCAAAATTTATATTAAAACTCATTTTACTCTTCATGAAAGTGTAGAGGTATTTGGTTGGTTTCGTATCATATTTGTGGAAAACAAAGGCATGGCCTGGGGATTTGAACTTCCTGGGAATTATGGCAAACTGGTTCTTACTCTATTTAGATTGGTGGCCATCACCGGTATCGGATATTGGTTGTATGATTCTGTTCGTAAAAACAATCCCACTATTCTTACTTTTTGTATTGCATTGATTTTTGCCGGTGCTTTTGGAAACATTATTGATTCTATATTTTATGGGATTTTATTTAGTGAAAGTACACCTGTAGAGATTGCAAGTTTCTTACCAGAAGGCGGTGGTTACGAAAGTGTTTTTTATGGTAAAGTGGTTGATATGATTCAGTTTACTTTCTATGATGATATTTTGCCAGATTGGATTCCGTTTATGGGAGGCAAACATTTTTCATTCTTTGATCCTGTATTTAATATTGCTGATTCTGCAATAAGTATTGGTGTATTTCTATTGATTGTTTTTAACAAAAAAGCATTTCCAAAAAAATAA
- the uvrC gene encoding excinuclease ABC subunit UvrC — translation MQEATLDIQIKILPTSPGVYQYYDKDDTLLYVGKAKNLKKRVSSYFTKNHDNYKTKVLVKKIYTIKHIVVETETDALLLENNLIKKYLPRFNVMLKDDKTYPWICIKKERFSRIFLTRNLIKDGSEYYGPYTSVKTVHVLLDLIKELYQLRTCTYDLSQEKINNGKYKVCLEYHLGNCKGPCEGLQDEKEYLENLEAIRQIVKGNFKDSLNRFRNQMMIHAEKMEFEDAQRIKEKIQILENYQARSTVVNPKISNVDVFSIISDESYGYINFLQLSYGAIIRSHTTEVKKKLDESDKELLELAIIELRQRFNSTSKEIFVPFNVEVGEGLKITIPQLGDKKKIVDLSLRNAKYHRQERFKQIKIMDPDRHIKRLMAQMKKDLRLPEEPRHIECFDNSNIQGTNPVAACVVFKNGKPSKKEYRKFNIKTVEGANDFASMEEVVYRRYKRLTEEDQPLPQLVIVDGGKGQLSSGLKALDTLGLRGKITIIGIAKRLEEIYYPGDSIPLYLDKKSESLKVIQHLRNEAHRFGITFHRQKRSKAALDTELDLIPGIGEKTVIELLKTFRSVKRISEASKHELSEVIGDSRATKVYNYYLSKKE, via the coding sequence ATGCAAGAAGCTACTTTAGACATACAAATTAAAATATTACCTACCAGCCCTGGAGTATATCAATATTATGATAAAGACGACACATTGCTTTATGTAGGAAAAGCAAAGAACTTAAAAAAAAGAGTTTCTTCTTACTTTACAAAAAATCACGATAACTATAAAACTAAGGTTCTTGTAAAGAAAATTTATACTATAAAACATATTGTTGTCGAAACAGAAACAGATGCTCTGTTACTAGAAAACAATCTGATTAAAAAATATTTACCCAGGTTCAATGTCATGCTCAAAGATGATAAGACATATCCATGGATTTGTATCAAAAAAGAGCGTTTCTCAAGGATATTTCTTACTCGTAATCTTATCAAAGATGGCTCAGAATATTATGGCCCTTATACTTCGGTAAAAACAGTACATGTGCTTTTGGATCTTATCAAAGAACTATATCAGCTTAGAACATGCACTTATGATTTATCTCAGGAAAAAATAAATAATGGAAAATATAAAGTTTGTTTAGAGTATCATCTGGGCAATTGCAAAGGGCCTTGCGAAGGATTACAAGATGAAAAAGAATATCTCGAAAACCTTGAAGCTATTCGTCAAATTGTGAAAGGAAATTTTAAAGATTCTCTAAATCGTTTTAGGAATCAAATGATGATACATGCAGAGAAAATGGAGTTTGAAGATGCCCAGCGAATTAAGGAAAAAATACAAATACTAGAAAACTATCAGGCAAGATCAACCGTAGTGAATCCTAAGATAAGTAATGTCGATGTGTTTTCTATCATATCAGATGAATCCTATGGGTATATAAATTTTCTTCAACTGTCCTATGGTGCTATAATTAGATCTCACACTACAGAAGTTAAAAAGAAATTGGACGAATCTGATAAAGAACTTTTAGAACTTGCCATTATCGAACTCAGGCAACGTTTTAACTCTACATCCAAAGAAATATTTGTTCCTTTTAATGTAGAAGTAGGAGAAGGTCTAAAAATCACAATACCACAATTAGGTGATAAAAAAAAGATCGTAGACCTATCTTTAAGAAATGCAAAATACCATAGACAAGAACGTTTTAAGCAAATCAAGATCATGGACCCAGATCGGCATATAAAACGTCTGATGGCACAAATGAAAAAAGACTTAAGGCTACCCGAAGAGCCAAGACATATAGAATGTTTTGATAATTCGAATATTCAAGGGACTAATCCTGTTGCCGCCTGTGTAGTATTTAAAAATGGAAAACCCAGCAAGAAAGAGTACAGAAAATTTAATATAAAAACAGTAGAAGGTGCTAATGATTTTGCTTCTATGGAAGAAGTTGTATATCGACGTTACAAACGATTAACCGAAGAGGACCAGCCATTACCACAACTAGTAATTGTAGACGGAGGAAAAGGGCAGCTTTCTTCAGGGTTAAAAGCTCTGGACACATTAGGCTTAAGAGGAAAAATAACCATAATTGGTATTGCCAAGCGACTAGAAGAGATTTACTATCCCGGTGATTCTATACCATTATATTTAGACAAAAAATCAGAGTCTCTAAAGGTTATACAACATTTACGAAATGAAGCACATCGATTCGGAATCACCTTCCATAGACAAAAAAGAAGCAAAGCTGCTTTGGATACCGAATTAGATTTAATTCCTGGGATTGGAGAAAAAACCGTTATAGAATTATTAAAAACCTTTAGATCTGTAAAAAGAATAAGTGAAGCTTCTAAACACGAATTAAGTGAAGTGATTGGAGATTCACGCGCAACCAAAGTGTACAATTATTATCTTTCTAAAAAAGAATAA
- a CDS encoding patatin-like phospholipase family protein: MARHNTLRFFLSGILLLVFLIPNIIWSQEKQPSEIHDDPAIEDVKIGLVLSGGGAKGLAHIGALKIIEDAGVRIDYIGGTSMGAIVGALYASGYRAAELDSIFRTVDFDAFIQDELPRSAKTFYEREDSEKYAVTLPFDKFKIGLPKGLSKGQNFYNQFSRFTAHVSEVRDFNNLPIPFFCMATNIETGEQVLLDKGYLPDAVAASGALPSVFSPVELNGILMTDGGVTNNYPVKEIKEKGAEIVIGIDVQDSLMSRDQLTSVTDIMLQINNFRTYEAMKNKVSETDLYIKPSITDFSVISFDQADKIIANGEKAAFANYEKLKAIAMRQKPGPKNPVIAKSSENILVSSLAISGNERYTRAYIKGKLKLKTPSVTTYGKLNEGINNLSATGNFDRVSHKLIDTKDGKHLILNVKESDNKMLLRFALHYDDLYQTAALINVTRKSLLFDNDVFSADAALGDNIRYNLDYYIDKGFYWSTGIKFRYTNFKKAIDFDFIGRFGEIPDLDINTIDVDYADYNAQIYAETLLQQTFSVGLGAEYKRLSIISETFGEDENQIPRTVFEDSDYWSAFGYIKLDTYDNKYFPKRGFLFEGDIHTYLFSSDFTESFDEFSITKAQLGFATPLYNALSMNISLEAGTKIGNTSLSSLDFLLGGFGAKTINNFIPFYGYDFFGMTGQSFVKALLSVDYEIFKKNHINASANFANVGNKLFSTGKWFEDPEFSGYALGYGLDTFAGPIQVKYSYSPELDESSWFFSIGFWF, from the coding sequence GTGGCCAGACACAATACATTAAGATTTTTTTTATCCGGGATACTACTTTTAGTGTTCCTTATTCCTAATATAATTTGGTCGCAAGAAAAACAACCCTCAGAGATTCATGATGATCCCGCTATAGAAGATGTAAAAATAGGATTAGTCTTAAGCGGAGGTGGTGCAAAAGGACTTGCTCATATTGGCGCTCTAAAAATAATAGAAGATGCGGGAGTACGTATCGATTACATTGGTGGTACCAGCATGGGAGCTATTGTAGGAGCTTTATATGCCTCTGGATATCGTGCAGCAGAACTCGACTCTATCTTTAGAACTGTTGACTTTGATGCATTTATACAAGATGAACTTCCGAGAAGTGCCAAAACTTTTTATGAACGAGAAGACTCAGAAAAATATGCAGTAACTCTTCCTTTTGATAAATTTAAAATAGGTTTACCCAAAGGGTTATCTAAAGGGCAGAATTTTTATAACCAATTCTCGCGATTTACAGCTCATGTAAGTGAAGTACGCGATTTTAACAATCTCCCAATCCCCTTTTTCTGTATGGCGACTAATATTGAAACCGGAGAACAAGTACTTCTGGACAAAGGATACTTGCCCGATGCTGTTGCTGCCAGTGGTGCATTACCCTCTGTTTTTAGCCCAGTAGAATTAAATGGAATTTTAATGACAGATGGAGGAGTGACCAATAACTATCCTGTTAAAGAAATTAAAGAAAAAGGAGCCGAAATAGTTATAGGGATTGATGTACAAGACAGTTTAATGTCTAGAGACCAGCTAACTTCGGTAACCGATATCATGCTTCAAATAAATAACTTCAGAACTTATGAAGCTATGAAAAACAAAGTTTCTGAAACAGATTTATACATTAAACCTTCGATAACAGATTTTTCGGTAATATCTTTTGACCAGGCTGATAAAATCATTGCTAATGGAGAAAAAGCTGCATTTGCAAACTATGAAAAGCTCAAAGCAATTGCAATGCGTCAAAAACCTGGACCAAAGAACCCTGTAATTGCTAAAAGCTCAGAAAACATATTGGTAAGCAGTTTAGCCATTTCGGGAAATGAAAGATATACAAGAGCCTACATCAAAGGGAAGCTAAAACTAAAAACTCCTAGTGTTACAACTTACGGAAAATTAAATGAAGGCATTAACAACTTATCTGCAACAGGAAACTTTGATCGTGTAAGCCACAAACTTATCGATACAAAAGATGGTAAACACCTAATACTTAATGTAAAAGAGAGTGACAACAAAATGTTATTACGTTTTGCACTTCATTATGATGATCTATATCAAACTGCAGCCTTAATTAATGTTACTAGAAAAAGCCTATTATTTGACAATGATGTATTTTCTGCCGATGCAGCTTTAGGTGATAACATTCGTTATAATCTGGACTACTATATTGATAAAGGTTTTTATTGGAGTACCGGAATAAAATTTCGTTATACCAATTTTAAAAAAGCAATTGATTTTGATTTTATAGGAAGGTTTGGAGAAATCCCGGATTTAGATATTAATACCATTGATGTAGACTATGCCGACTATAATGCGCAAATCTATGCAGAAACCTTATTACAACAAACCTTTTCTGTTGGCTTGGGTGCAGAGTACAAACGCCTTAGTATTATTTCTGAAACATTTGGAGAAGATGAAAATCAAATTCCAAGAACTGTATTTGAAGATAGTGATTATTGGAGTGCCTTTGGATATATTAAATTAGATACATATGACAATAAATATTTTCCGAAGCGAGGATTTTTATTTGAAGGAGATATTCATACTTATCTTTTTTCTTCTGACTTTACTGAAAGTTTTGATGAATTCTCAATTACCAAAGCGCAACTAGGGTTCGCTACACCTTTATATAATGCACTTTCTATGAATATTAGCCTAGAGGCGGGTACTAAAATTGGAAATACTTCCCTAAGTTCTCTCGATTTTTTACTTGGAGGTTTTGGCGCTAAAACCATTAATAATTTTATTCCTTTTTATGGATATGATTTTTTTGGAATGACAGGACAAAGTTTTGTAAAAGCCTTACTATCTGTAGATTATGAGATATTTAAAAAGAACCATATTAACGCATCTGCCAACTTTGCAAATGTAGGCAATAAACTATTTAGTACCGGAAAATGGTTTGAAGATCCAGAATTTTCTGGATATGCCTTGGGGTATGGCCTAGATACCTTTGCTGGACCAATACAAGTCAAATATTCTTACTCCCCAGAACTAGACGAAAGTAGCTGGTTTTTTAGCATCGGTTTTTGGTTTTAA